DNA from Acidimicrobiia bacterium:
CGACGATCGGCGCGCCCGGGCCGAAGGACCATCGAGGGCCAACGCCGTGACGATCGAGGCGAACGCCACCAGCGCCATGAAGGGGATCGACACGAAGTCGAACTTCCACACGTAGGCCGCGCTGCATGGCGCGAAAAGGTCGCATGTGCCTCGGGCCAGGCTGGGGAAGTGCTGGATCATGTAGTGGTAAGCCGAGATCACCCCACCGGCCGCGGCGACGGGTATCGCGTAGATCCGGATGGCGCGGTCTCGGCGAAACGCGGCGATGCCGAGAATGATCGCCAGGGGATACATGGCGATCCGCTGGTACCAGCAGTATTCACAGGGCGTGAAACCGGCGACCTCGGAGTAGTAGAGGCTCCCCAGAGTGGCGACGACGGCCATGAACCAGGCGAGCCACAGACCGTACCCCTGTACCGAGTCCGCGAGGCGCTGCAACGCTCGGGATGCGCCGGCGGACACTCGGGCCACCACCCACAGGCCGGCGATGCCGAGGACGAGGAGACTGAGTGCAATCGCCCCGACGGCGAGAAACGTGGAAACGGTGTTGACGGACAGGTGGATACCTCGAGAGGTGGGCACCACCGAGGTTAACGGCTCCCCGCGTGCTGCCCGTGGGGCCGGTGGCGGTTCCGGCCGGAGCTTTCTGGCACGTTACGCCCCAACTCCTCCCCAAGTCATGGCTGTCCCAATCGCCAATCGCCAGCTGAGAGAAGCGAGGCCCTGGGTACCATTCCCTCATGGGTGCAGTTGCAGTTGGAGCCCTCCTCGCCGCGGCCCTGGTCGCGATCATCGCCCTCATGGTGTGGCAGGCCGCCAGACGGAGCGGCGCCGACGACCCGGCGGAGTATCTGGTGCCCGAGGCGGCACGATTCGTATACGAGCGGCTGTCGGACCGGGCAATGGAGTCGCTCGATCTCGACGACGTGAACCTTCTGCTCGAGTGGCAGGTCCACTTTCACCAGGTGGTCGCGCCGCGCGAGGGCAAGGAGCGCCCGATCGTCGGTAGCGGCGATTCGATCGAGTACTTGATGGAGCGGTCCGCAGAGTCGGGTCGATCGTTCGATGTCCTCGACATCGCAGAGGTGATCGCGGCCGACACCGAGTATCTGGTGTCGATCGGAGCGGTGGGTGAGGCGGTGAACCAATGATCGTTCGGTGTGGGAGGTGCGGGTCGCAGTTCGATGTCCCCGGCGTGGGCCGCCATGTGTGCCCGACGTGCGGCACCCCGAACGACGTCCGCGCCACGACCGGAGCCAACGGGTTGCAAACGCCCCCGCCACCACCGCCTGCTCCGGACCGCCCCTCCCCCCGGGTGATCTGTCCCGGCTGCGGCTACAAGTTCATCGTCGGATCGGTCGAGGTGGCACCCTGCCCCAACTGTGGCGAGGCGGTTACCGTTTCGTCGGACGAAGGTGAGGAAGAGTGAACCGCGATCGCTGGGAGGAGCACTACCGCAAGGCAGCGAAGCGCCGCGACCGCTGGGTCACGCTGTCGTTCGAAGACCTTCCGGCGGTCGGACTGCCTCGTGACGAGCCGCCCGAGGCGATCGGATACCCGGGCTTCTTCCCCTACACCCGGGGTATCCATGTCACCGGCTACCGGGGCAAGCCGTGGACCATTCGCCAGTTCGCCGGGTTCGCCGGAGTCGAGGACACCAATGCCCGGTTCCGTCACCTCCTCGAACAGGGCCAACACGGCCTGAGCGTCGCCTTCGACATGCCGACGCTCATGGGGTACGACAGCGATGACCCGATTTCGCTTGGCGAGGTGGGTCACTGTGGGGTCGCGGTCGACTCTGCCGACGACATGGCGGATCTGTTCGCCGAAATCCCGCTCGGCGAAGTCTCGGTGTCGATGACCATCAACGGGCCCGCCCAGATCCTCTTTGCATTCCTGCTGGTGGCGGCCGAGGAGCAGGGCGTCTCCTGGCAGGCGTTGCGCGGCACGCTGCAGAACGACATCCTCAAGGAATACATCGCGCAGAAGGAGTGGATCTACCCGCCCGCACCACACCTGCGGCTGACCACGGACATGATGGAGTTCTGCACGATCGAAGTGCCGCAGTGGAACACCATCTCGGTGAGCGGGTATCACATCCGTGAAGCCGGGGCGAACGCCCACCAGGAGCTGGCGTTCACCCTGGCCGACGGCTTCGCCTACGTCGAGGCGGGGATGCGGCGGGGGATGGCGGTGGACGACTTCGCCCCGCGCCTCTCCTTCTTCTTCGATGCCCACCTCGACTTCTTCGAGGAGATCGCCAAGTTCCGCGCATCGCGGCGCATCTGGGCGCGCTGGATGCGGGATCGATATGGCGCTCAGGATGAGCGGTCGATCAAGCTCCGGTTCCACACGCAGACGGCGGGCGTGTCGCTCACCGCCCAGCAGCCGGACAACAACGTGGTGCGAACCGCGATCGAAGCACTAGCCGCCGTCCTTGGCGGCACCCAGAGCCTGCACACCAATGCCCTCGATGAGGTCTACGCCCTGCCGACGGAGCGTGCCGCCGAGATCGCCCTCCGCACCCAGCAGGTGATCGCCGAGGAGACCGGGGTGGCCGACGTGATCGATCCCTTGGGTGGGTCGTGGTTCGTCGAGCAGATGACCGACCGGATGGAGGCGCGGGTCGAGGAGATCCTCCAGCACGTCGACCGCATGGGGCGCGGGTCGATGCTCGACGGGGTGCTCGCCGGCATCGACGAAGGCTGGTTCCAGGGTGCCATCGCCGACTCGGCCTACGAGTTCGAGAAGGCCGTTGGCTCTGGCGAGCGAGCGATAGTCGGCGTGAACAAATACGCCAGCGAGGATCACGAGGAACTGGACATCCTCCGGATCTCCGACGAAGTAGAACGTTCCCAGCGAAGTCGGGTTGCCGCCGTCCGCCGGGCACGCGACGAGGCTGCGGTCACGTCCGCCCTCGAGGGGCTCGTCGAAGGGGCCCGGGGCGAGGCGAACCTGATGCCTTTGATGATCGACGCGGCTCGGGTACGGGCGACCGAGGGCGAGATCGCCGCGGCGCTCAAGGGTGTATTCGGGGGGTATCGAGAGCCGCCGCGGGTATGAGGGCCAGTCGCGAGTCGCCAGTCTCCAGTCCCCAGTCATACGCCTCCGGTCCCGACTTCCTCGCCAATGCGGCTCTCGAGTTGCCGACCGGGAAGACTTCGCGGGACGACCTTCGGAACCGCCTCGCCGTGGCTGTGGTGTCGACCGCGCTCACTTTCTCTCCGTCGACGGTCCCGTTCCGCCGCCTCGACCCGGCGCCGCCACCGGCGGCGGTGCTGCCGGTGGGCGACCCGACGCCGGGCATCGGGTCGTGTCGTGGCTAGGGCGGCTTCGATGGCGCTCGTCGGACTATTGACGATCGCGGTCGCCTGCGGCGACGACGCCGGTGGTGAGCCGATCGAAGAGCGCATTCCCCGTTCGGTTCCCGACGGGTTCCCCCTACCGGCTGCTGGGGTGATCTCCGACGCGGTGATCGATGCCGAGAACCACCGCACCGAGTTCACGGTCACGGTGGAGTCGGATTCGCTATCCCTGATCCAGTTCTTCACGATCGAGTTGGTGAGCCAGGGCTACGTGATCGATGGGGCAGCCCGCGTCGACGACTCCACATGGGAGATCGAATTCAGCCAGGGAGACCTTCTCGGAACGATCCTTATCACCGACGGAGACGGCCTCTCCCGGGCCGTCGTGACCATGAATGTGAGTTGATCATGGGTCGTCTGCGTGCCTTTCCCGCCCACCGCTTCGTCGGCACTCGCGACGACATGCGGGTCCACGACTGCGACAACGACCTGCAGTTCACCCGCCTCTCGGCAAGGGTCGAAGCCGAGGCCCTGCTCGGTTCCAAGCTGCTCGCTTCGTTCGGGCCGGACACGCTCGCTGAGGCTCGCAACCGGGGGTTTTCCCCCGCGGGCTAGGAGGCCTGGACCTCATTTGAAGTGCTCTACCAGGGCCTTCCCCACCACCGCTTCTCGAAAGTAGAAGAAGTGGTCGCTGCCCGAAAGCACTTCCATGCGGGCTCCGATCGAATCGGCATATCCGCGCAGGTCGTCGACCGAGGTGTACTGGTCGCGGTCACCGATGACGAACAGGCGCCTGGCCGGAGCGAGACCGGAGGGTTCGGGCAGCAGGCCGCCCCTCGCGTCGGGGAACCACACCGGCGGAGCAACACCGGCGTATCGGATGGTGGAGCTTGCCGCCGCCTGCCATCGCAGGGCGACGACGGCACCGAACGACCAACCGGCCAACCCGACCTCCACCGCCGGGTGCGTCTGGACTGCGAGCGCAACAGCAGCGGCGACGTCGGCGATCTCGTCGACACCCTCGCCGTGAGCGCCCTCGGACCGTCCGACTCCCCGGAAGTTGAACCGCAGCACCGCGAAGCCGGCGTCGCTCAGGGTTCCCGCCAGGCTCTTGATGAGGGGGGCGTTCATCGTGCCCCGCTGCCTGGGGTCAGGGTGACACAGCACGACGGCGCAGCGGGGTGCTTGGAGGGGATTCGACCAGTCGCCTTCGAGGGTGAGCCCGTCGGCGGTTTCGAACGAGACCGTCAAAGTGCGCCCATCAAGAACCAGACGAGCGATGCGGCGAGTATCACCATCGCCGTCACCAGTGCGGCGATGATCAGGTACCGGGTCTGCACCCGGTGAGGGTACGGCAGTCGAGGGGCGATGGAAGTCGACGCCGGTTCACGTCTCCGGGAGTCCCAGGGCGGGTGACAGTGACCGGGGAACTAACCTCGTAGGGCACCGAGCCCGGAGGATTCTTGTACGACGTCGCCATCATCGGGGGTGGGCCAGGGGGCTACGCAGCCGCCCTATATGCCCACAATTTCGGGCTCTCGGTCGCTCTGGTCGAGAAGGACAAGGTCGGCGGCACTTGTCTCCACCGCGGGTGTATTCCCGCCAAGTCCTGGCTCAACACGGCCGAGGTGTTCCACCAGGTCGCCCATGCCGCCGACCACGGAGTGATCACTTCGGCTCCCAGCCTGGATTGGGCGAAGGCCCTGGAGCGGAAGGGCCGGGTGGTGGATCAACTGTTCACCGGGCTGCAGGGACTGCTCAAGAAGCGTGGAGTCGAGGTCATCCAGGGGACGGGCCGCCTCGCCGGCCGGGGAACGGTCGATGTGACCCTCGCCGATGGCTCATCGAATCGGATCGAGGCGCGCAATGTGATCATCGGAACCGGGTCGGTCCCGCGGTCGATCCCCGGCTACGACTTCGACGGCGAGCGGATCGTCAGCTCCGATCATGCGCTCGACTGGACCTCGCGGCCCGAGCGGGTCGCCATCATCGGTGCCGGGGCGATCGGGGCGGAGTTCGCCAGCATGCTCATCGACCTCGGGTCGCAGGTGCATCTATTCGAGGTGGTCGACCAGGTGCTTCCGGGAGCGGAGCCGCGGGCGGCGCGCCTCTTGCAGAAGTCGTTCACCGACAAGGGAATGCAGGTGCACACCGGGGTGGGGGTGGGGGCACCCCAGATCGTGTCCAGCGGCGTGGTCGTGCCATTCGGTGACGAGTCGGTCGAGGTGGATGTGGTGCTGGTGGCCGTCGGACGGGCTCCGGTCACCTCGGGTATCGGCCTCGAAGAGGCAGGGATCGTTCTCGACCGGGGCTTCGTGGTGGCAGATCTGGAGACGATGCTCACCGGAGCCCCCAATGTGTACGCGGTCGGTGACATCGTCGCCGGGACACCACAGCTTGCTCACGCCGGTTTCGCCGAGGGGATCTCGGCCATCACGCACATCGCCACCGGGACCGCAGCCCCCACCGACTATCGGGCGATCCCGTTGGTCGTCTACACCCACCCCGAAGTGGCGTCGGTGGGCCTCACGGAACAGCAGGCGAAGGATGCGGGTTACGACGTCGTGGTGACCGATCATCCGTTCGCCGGTGCCGGCCGGGCCATCATCAAGGGAGAGACGGGCATGGCCCGGGTGGTCGTCCAACGAGACGGGCCGATTCTGGGGGCCACCGTCGTCGGCTCGATCGCGGGGGAGACGATTCACGAGTTGATGTACGCCGTCGGGTGGGAAGCGCTGCCCTCCGAGGCGGCGGCGTTCATCCACGCGCATCCCACGATGGCGGAAGCGGTCGGCGAAACGCTGCTCGCCGCTGCCGGTAGGAGCCTGCATTGATCGGGTATGGGAACATTGCTGGCGCCGATGACGACGAGCGGCCCGGGTCGGGCTCGAGGGGACGACGTTGATCGAAGCAAAGGGCCATGCCGCCGAACTGACCGAAGCCCAGCTCATCTCGATGTACGAGTTGATGCTGACCGGTCGTACTCTCGAGACGCGCCTCCACACCATGTACCGCGGTGGCCGCCTCGCGGGCGCGGTGTACCCCGGTGTCGGGCAGGAAGCCGCTCAGGTGGGCTTTGCGTTCGCTCTCGAGAAGGACGACGTCTTCGGGCCCACCCACCGGGATCTGCTCGGCCAGTTGACGAAGGGCGTCACTCTCGAGGAGACCCTCCTCAACTTCTAT
Protein-coding regions in this window:
- a CDS encoding methylmalonyl-CoA mutase family protein — protein: MNRDRWEEHYRKAAKRRDRWVTLSFEDLPAVGLPRDEPPEAIGYPGFFPYTRGIHVTGYRGKPWTIRQFAGFAGVEDTNARFRHLLEQGQHGLSVAFDMPTLMGYDSDDPISLGEVGHCGVAVDSADDMADLFAEIPLGEVSVSMTINGPAQILFAFLLVAAEEQGVSWQALRGTLQNDILKEYIAQKEWIYPPAPHLRLTTDMMEFCTIEVPQWNTISVSGYHIREAGANAHQELAFTLADGFAYVEAGMRRGMAVDDFAPRLSFFFDAHLDFFEEIAKFRASRRIWARWMRDRYGAQDERSIKLRFHTQTAGVSLTAQQPDNNVVRTAIEALAAVLGGTQSLHTNALDEVYALPTERAAEIALRTQQVIAEETGVADVIDPLGGSWFVEQMTDRMEARVEEILQHVDRMGRGSMLDGVLAGIDEGWFQGAIADSAYEFEKAVGSGERAIVGVNKYASEDHEELDILRISDEVERSQRSRVAAVRRARDEAAVTSALEGLVEGARGEANLMPLMIDAARVRATEGEIAAALKGVFGGYREPPRV
- a CDS encoding disulfide oxidoreductase encodes the protein MPTSRGIHLSVNTVSTFLAVGAIALSLLVLGIAGLWVVARVSAGASRALQRLADSVQGYGLWLAWFMAVVATLGSLYYSEVAGFTPCEYCWYQRIAMYPLAIILGIAAFRRDRAIRIYAIPVAAAGGVISAYHYMIQHFPSLARGTCDLFAPCSAAYVWKFDFVSIPFMALVAFASIVTALALDGPSARARRSSIDEVSDSEEDS
- the lpdA gene encoding dihydrolipoyl dehydrogenase produces the protein MYDVAIIGGGPGGYAAALYAHNFGLSVALVEKDKVGGTCLHRGCIPAKSWLNTAEVFHQVAHAADHGVITSAPSLDWAKALERKGRVVDQLFTGLQGLLKKRGVEVIQGTGRLAGRGTVDVTLADGSSNRIEARNVIIGTGSVPRSIPGYDFDGERIVSSDHALDWTSRPERVAIIGAGAIGAEFASMLIDLGSQVHLFEVVDQVLPGAEPRAARLLQKSFTDKGMQVHTGVGVGAPQIVSSGVVVPFGDESVEVDVVLVAVGRAPVTSGIGLEEAGIVLDRGFVVADLETMLTGAPNVYAVGDIVAGTPQLAHAGFAEGISAITHIATGTAAPTDYRAIPLVVYTHPEVASVGLTEQQAKDAGYDVVVTDHPFAGAGRAIIKGETGMARVVVQRDGPILGATVVGSIAGETIHELMYAVGWEALPSEAAAFIHAHPTMAEAVGETLLAAAGRSLH
- a CDS encoding alpha/beta fold hydrolase; this translates as MTVSFETADGLTLEGDWSNPLQAPRCAVVLCHPDPRQRGTMNAPLIKSLAGTLSDAGFAVLRFNFRGVGRSEGAHGEGVDEIADVAAAVALAVQTHPAVEVGLAGWSFGAVVALRWQAAASSTIRYAGVAPPVWFPDARGGLLPEPSGLAPARRLFVIGDRDQYTSVDDLRGYADSIGARMEVLSGSDHFFYFREAVVGKALVEHFK